AGCGAGGCGGCGGGCGTGCGCGCCGCCGTGCGCCACCGCCCGCACGGGGTCCTCGCGGTGCTCGGGCCCTACAACTTCCCGGGCCACCTGCCGAACGGCCACATCGTGCCGGCCCTCCTCGCGGGCAACACCGTCGTGTTCAAGCCCTCCGAGCTGGCGCCCGGCGTCGCGCGCGACACGCTCCGGCTCTGGCAGGAGGCGGGGCTGCCGCCGGGCGTGCTCGGCCTCGCGCAGGGCGGGCGCGAGACCGGCGCCGCGCTGGCGGGGCAGCCGGGGGTCGACGGCGTGCTCTTCACCGGGAGCCGCGCGGCGGGGGTCGCGCTCCACCGCCAGCTCGCGGGCCAGCCCGAGAAGCTCCTCGCGCTCGAGATGGGCGGCAACAACCCACTGGTCGTGTACGAGGTGGCCGACCGGGACGCCGCTGTCGTCACGATCGTGCAGTCGGCCTTCCTGTCGGCGGGCCAGCGCTGCACCTGCGCGCGCCGGCTCCTCGTGCCGGCCGGCCCGGCCGGCGACGCGCTCCTCGCGCGGCTCGTCGAGGTCTCGGAGCGGCTCGCGGTCGGGCGCTGGGACGACGAGCCCCAGCCTTATATGGGGGCGCTGATCACGCCCGCGCGCGCCGCGCAGCTCCTCGCGGTGCAGGCCGAGCTCGTCGCGCGCGGCGCCGTGCCGCTCCTCGCGATGCGCCCGCTCGCGCCGGGCACCGGGCTGCTCGCCCCCGGCGTGCTCGACGTCGGCGCGGTCGCAGGGCTCGCCGACGAGGAGCACTTCGGCCCGCTGCTCCTGGTCGCGCGCTTCCAGGGCTTCGACGACGCGCTGCGGCGGGCCGGTGCGACGCGCTTCGGGCTCGCCGCGGGCTTGATCTCGGACGACCCCTCCGCCTGGGAGCGCTTCTGGCGCGGGATCCGGGCCGGCGTCGTCAACTGGAACCGGCCGCTCACGGGCGCCTCGAGCGCCGCGCCCTTCGGCGGTGTCGGCTGGAGCGGCAACCACCGGCCGAGCGCGTACTACGCCGCCGACTCCGTGGCCTACCCGGTCGCCGGCCTGGAGGCGCCGCACCCCACGCTCCCGGAGGTCCTGCCGCCGGGGCTCACGCTCGGGGGCGAGCCGCGATGAGCGCCTTCGAGGCGAACTTCGACGGGCTGGTCGGGACCACCCACCACTACGGAGGGCTCTCCTTCGGCAACCTGGCCTCCGAGCGCCACGCCGGGCTCGTGTCGAGCCCGCGCGAAGCGGCGCTCCAGGGGCTCGCGAAGATGCGCGCGCTCGCCCGGCGCGGCTTCCGCCAGGGCGTCCTGCCCCCGCACGAGCGCCCCGACCTCTTGCTGCTGCGGCGCGTGGGCTTCACGGGGGACGA
This genomic stretch from Deltaproteobacteria bacterium harbors:
- the astD gene encoding succinylglutamate-semialdehyde dehydrogenase, encoding MPDQLVGGRWEPGTGAAFASLDPVTRAPVWQGRAAGPEQVAAAVAAARAAFEPWRELGLEARLAIVRRFGERLAARSEALAAAIGCETGKPRWEAAGEVQAMIAKIEHSARAQAERTGSRESEAAGVRAAVRHRPHGVLAVLGPYNFPGHLPNGHIVPALLAGNTVVFKPSELAPGVARDTLRLWQEAGLPPGVLGLAQGGRETGAALAGQPGVDGVLFTGSRAAGVALHRQLAGQPEKLLALEMGGNNPLVVYEVADRDAAVVTIVQSAFLSAGQRCTCARRLLVPAGPAGDALLARLVEVSERLAVGRWDDEPQPYMGALITPARAAQLLAVQAELVARGAVPLLAMRPLAPGTGLLAPGVLDVGAVAGLADEEHFGPLLLVARFQGFDDALRRAGATRFGLAAGLISDDPSAWERFWRGIRAGVVNWNRPLTGASSAAPFGGVGWSGNHRPSAYYAADSVAYPVAGLEAPHPTLPEVLPPGLTLGGEPR